TTTTTTAGCGTACTCAGGGTCAAGAGCATGCTCGGCGTCAACGTAGGCTGCCAAGCCACCGTTTTTTTGAACTTGCGCTACCGCATGTAGGGCTAAAGTGGTTTTACCGCTTGATTCTGGACCATAAATTTCAACTACTCGACCTTGAGGATATCCCCCTCCGAGAGCTAAATCCAAAGATAGGCTGCCGCTAGGGATGGTTTTAACGTCAATCTTATGGGTGTCGCCCAGCTTCATAATTGAGCCGCTACCAAACTGTTTTTCGATTTGGCTGACCGCTAAGTCAACGGCTTTTAAACGAGCAGCTTTGTCATCCTTGCCAGCTGTTTCCACGATTCCGGATGCCTCCTTAGATGTTGTTGTGGTTGATGTTGTCATTGTACCATGTCCCTTCTGTTGATTTGCTATGGGCCATACTATAATCAATCATTATTAAATTATTCTTTACTTTATTAGGAAGACCGGATGGGATGCGCCCCAGCACCAACGACGCATCCCGGTTTTGGAAGCTCAATGTCTGTGTTTGCCCCGGTCTGTATTAAGGTTAACCGAACAAAAAGCGAACGTCAAGCTATTTATGCTTTTAGCGAAACTCGGTATCGCGAGCAAACTCCAAATTGTTGCGTGACTGCCCGAGCTGCCCAATTGCCCCCAGGTTTACCGCGGCACTTAAAGTATTACTGACGCTTAACTGAGTGGCGCCGGCATTGCTGGTTGAAACAATAATTTTATTGGTGGCACGAAAGTTTTGAACCGTACCCGGCAACATGGTGCCCTGAAAAACCTGCTTACCATCGGACCTGACGGTCACCGAGGTGGTAGCATCCTTAATCTTGATACTAACCGCCACCCCGTCAAAAGTACCGGCCGGTAAATTAGTGGAGGCGTCTGCGGCCGGCACGCGTGCCAAAATGTTACGAGTAATCGTGCTGGTCTTACCAAGCTGGTTTTTGGCGGTAACACGAATAACATTAACCCCCTCTTGCAGCGCAATCGGGCTCTCAAAGTTACCTTGAGCGTCACTTAAAATTGGCGTGTCATTAATAAAAACATTGGCCCCGCCATCAACCTGGCCCTTAACTGTTAGCAAGCTGCCATATAAAACCTCATCCTTAACCGGCGAGGACAGCTGTAGCTTTGGTGGCGCGGTTAAAGCACTGAACTGCCAAAAAAAGTAGCCAACCACCATTAGGACTACCAGGGTAATAACGGCCAAGGTGATTTTGCGGGGCGAAATGGTTGAACCCAAACTAATGCTACCCATTGGATGCCCCAACTGGGGTTGGTGCTGGCCTAGTTCCTCTTGGTATCGTTCAACCAGCGGCTGGCTGTCAATTTCGAGTAGCTCGGCATAGCTCTGAATAAAGCCTTTGGTGTAGGCCAGATGCGGCAGGGTTTGGTAATCACCTTGTTCTAGCGCGGTCAGGTATTTGCCACGAATACGAGTGGCTTGCTCAACCTCGGCTAGCGATAGGCCTTTATCGGTTCGGGCCTGGCGCAGGATCTCGCCGAGCGGCTTAGCCTTCCGACTCGTCATCGTCGGATCCTTCGGTCTCACTTAAGCTAGAGACTAGAACCTGTCGTGGGCGGGCGCCATCGGCGGGGCCAACTATCCCCCGCTCCTCCAACAGGTCAAGCAAACGGGCGGCGCGAGCGTAACCCACCCGCAAGCGGCGCTGTAGCAACGACGCCGACGCCTTGCCGGTGCGAATAACCGTCTCGGCGGCATCCTGGAATAGATCGTCATCGGCATCGCCCAAGTCGCCGGCACCATGGTGGCCACCGCCAACGTTAACCGGCTGGGCCAGCACCTCTTCGTTATAAAGTGGCTGGCGAGCCTGGCGCAAGTAGTCGGTTACCGGCTTGGTCTCTTTTTCTTCGGTAAATATGCCTTGGATACGACGCGGCTTAGGCGTGTCGGCGCTACTAAACATCATATCGCCCCGCCCGAGCAACTTTTCGGCTCCACCGGCATCAAGAATGGTGCGAGAATCAACATTTGAGGCCACACGGAAGGCAATTCGGGCCGGAATGTTGGCCTTGATCAAACCGGTAATTACGTTAACACTTGGTCG
This window of the Patescibacteria group bacterium genome carries:
- a CDS encoding helix-turn-helix domain-containing protein translates to MTSRKAKPLGEILRQARTDKGLSLAEVEQATRIRGKYLTALEQGDYQTLPHLAYTKGFIQSYAELLEIDSQPLVERYQEELGQHQPQLGHPMGSISLGSTISPRKITLAVITLVVLMVVGYFFWQFSALTAPPKLQLSSPVKDEVLYGSLLTVKGQVDGGANVFINDTPILSDAQGNFESPIALQEGVNVIRVTAKNQLGKTSTITRNILARVPAADASTNLPAGTFDGVAVSIKIKDATTSVTVRSDGKQVFQGTMLPGTVQNFRATNKIIVSTSNAGATQLSVSNTLSAAVNLGAIGQLGQSRNNLEFARDTEFR